The DNA sequence CGGCGAGGATTTCGAGCCCATAAACCTCAGCTGCCAGACGCGGGGCAATCGCCGCGACGGTCCGGTCGCCGCTTTCGGCCACTTCCCGGGCCGCGCCTGCCGTATCCGATGCCGTCACCGAATCAATTCCATGTGCCCGCAGGAATTCCCGGCACTGGCCGAGCCCCATGATATGGGACCGGGCCGTTTTGATGGCGCCCAGTTTCACACCCGGCAGGGCCATCAGCTGAAACCGGATCGGCAGGTAGTGTTCGCCGACAATCTGCAGGCTTGTGCCCGGCAAAAGGGAGTGAATGTCGCTGACCCGGCCGGCAATCGTATTTTCGACCGGAATCATCGCCAATTCCGCTTCGCCCTTCTCTACAGCGGCAAAACAGTCCTCAAATGTGCGGCAGGGCAGCGGCTCAAACGCCGGAAAGGCCTGCTGGCAGGCAATATGCGAATTGGCCCCCGGTTCGCCCTGATATGCGATTTTTCCCGTCATTTTTCCGGCCTTTACCCTGTTTTTTGCTGCGTCGGATCGCCGCGACGAACAGGGGAAGCTTCCCTGTCGCGCAGCCTTTATATTGCGGGCCATCCGTTAGCGTGCCAAAAGGCGCGCGCCAAGACTTATGACCAGACAGATTCGAAGGAAGATCCTCATGGGGGAACTCGGTCTCAACAAGATCCTGGGAGCGCTGCTGGCGACCGCACTGGGCCTTTTCGGGCTCAAGACGCTTTCTGACGTAGTGTTTGCCCATGGGGGAGAAGGCCACGGGGCAGAGCACGCTGAGGCGACCTCCCTGTCCGAGCAGATGTGCGATAAATTCGCCTACTGCATCGACGTTGCCGGCGGCGGTGCCGCGGCAGCTGAAGAAGAAGAGGTGTTTGACCTCGGTGCCCTGCTCGCTGCTGCGGACGTTTCGCGCGGTGAACGCACCTTCAAGGGCCAGTGCACCACCTGCCACACGATTGCAGAAGGCGCGCCTAACGGCACCGGCCCGAACCTGCATGGCGTTGTCGGCGCACCCAAGCACCATCATACGGATTTCAACTATTCCGGCGCCATGACGGAAGTCAGCGGCAACTGGACGTATGAAGACCTGAACCACTGGCTGGAAAACCCCGGCGCGTTCATTCGCGGCACGTCCATGTCGTTCGCGGGCCTGCGCAAGGATCCGGACCGGATCAACGTGATCGCTTACCTGGCCTCTCAATCGCCTGACGCACCGCCCTTCCCGGCTCCGCTGCCGGCAGCGGACGAAGACACTGGCGCGGCCGCTGCTGCTGAAGACGGTGCCGAGGCACCGGCCGAAGGTGAAGCACCGACCGAAGGCGACGTAATTGGCGGAAACATTGAGGAAGGCTCACTTGAAGCGCCACCGGAAACCGTGAGCGAAGCTGTCGTGGAAGACGCCGACTCTGCTGACCAGGCCTCAGAAGATGTCTTCCATGAGGATGCCCCGACGCCGACAGATGAAGAACACGAGTAAGGCCTAGGCGCCGGCCTTCCAGGCTGGCACCACGCCTCTTTCGGAAGAGACTTGTATACGCCGGGCCCCTATGGGCTCGGCGTAATACGTTGCGATCCGGGTGATCGCCTCTTCCAGCGGTTCCTGAGCCACTGCCATATGCCAGGCATTGGCATGCAGGAGATGGTCCGGATCGGTCATGACGCCGACATGTCCTTTCCAGAACACAAGGTCTCCGCGCTTCAGCATGCCCGGCGCCCGCCAATCGGCAATGTCATCGCCGGCCCAGTCAAACTGCATATCGCTGTCGCGGGGCAGCAGAACGCCCGCAGCCTCGAACGATTGCTGGGTCAGGCCCGTACAATCCAGGCCGAGACCGGACCGCCCTCCCCAGAGATAAGGCGTGCCGATATAACGCTCCGCTACGCTGACGGGATCGTCGTCCACGGCATCCAGCGCCGCGAGATGCCTGTGGTGAACCCAGCCCGCGTCCTGACACTGGCGCCAGTCTCCCTCTTCCCCGGTCACGCTCACCTGCCCGCCAAGGCTGAGCGTCAGCTGCGGCGGCGATTTGAGGTCCGGGGCGGCATAGGCATGGGTGTGGGGCCGGGTGATCCGGTGCGTGGGGACCAGCAGACTTTCGGCAAGCCCCGCCAGGGCAACCCAGCCGACATACCGGTCGCGCTGGCACTGGACGAGGGCAAAGCCGTGCTGTTCTTCAAACACGTCCAGGATTTCGCTAAACAGGGCTTCCGTTGTCAGCCGCGCATCCGGCAATGGCGCCTCGCGGACGGCAACACTCCCTGCCCGCACCTGCACAGACCGGGACGGGCTGTTGGGCGGCGTCAGTCGCGTATCATTGTAATCAGGCATGAGAAGCCCCGCAGCGTTGTTTTACGCCGCCGAGGCCTTGCGTGTCTTCGGGCTCGCGGCAGCTTCCTGATCCTTGCCGGAAGCTGCGGCAAGAACAAGGCCGGCAAACTGGCGAAGATAGGTCATGCCGGGCGGGCGCCGCTCCAGAAAGATGTTCCGCAGGTCTGCCTCATCGCGCACGCGCTTGATGAAATCGAGGCGTTCCAGCGCATCCAGTGCCCGGGTGACAGCCGGTTTGGCGATGTTCAGCTGTTCAGCAAGGCCGCGCACCGTGTGCGGGCCGGGCATCAGGGCGATGGTCATCAGGATGGCTTGCTGGCGGGCCGTCAGGTCGGGCGCATCGGAGCGGACCGAGGCGGTGACCGCGCGGCGCCAGAGTTCCAGACCATCACGCTCTGACAATTGCATCCGGCTCATCCCCTTGGATTTTCGTCTTTCGAGGGAATCTCGGGTGATTTGCGGACTCCGTCCAGTCCTTCAGTGGGGGGCAAGACAGTGCTTACCCCTTCACATTGTGGACAAAACACACGACATTAGGGCCATGACCTCTTCAGACAGCCATGCACATGTCCACGCCAACACGCCCTGCAGCCCGCAGGACGTCGATGCGTTCGTGAATCAGGCCGAGACTCTGGTCGCGCGCCAGGGCCAGCGAATGACGAAAATCCGCCGCAAGGTGCTACGTCTTCTGCTGGAAAGCACGGAGCCTGCCAAGGCTTACGATCTGCTGGCCAATCTCGATGGGGAAGGCTCTGCGAAGCCGCCGACGATCTATCGCGCACTCGATTTCCTTCAGGAAACCGGCCTCGCCCACAAGATTGAGAGCCTCAACGCCTATGTCGCCTGCGGCCATGCCAGCCACCGGCACTCCGCCGTGTTCCTGATCTGCGACAAATGCCATGGCGCCGAGGAGCTCCACGCCGAAGCGACCAGCGAGGCTCTGAGGGCAGAAACGGACGCGGCAGGCTTCAAAATGTCCCGCGCCGTCGTGGAAGTGCGCGGCATCTGCCGGGATTGCGCTGCGTGAAAACTCTCTGGCGGGGAAGCTGCAATCAGTGGGATTGCGACGAGATGGGGCACATGAATGTGCGCGTCTATGTCGAGAAACAAATGGAAGGCCTTGCGGTCTTTGCCCATGCGCTGGGCATGCCGCATGCATTCCGGCAGAATTCCCCCTCCACACTCACACCGGTAGACCAGCATATCCGCTTCGTCCGCGAAGTCCTGCCCGGGCGTCCGCTGACCATGCATGGCTGCCTGATCGACGTCGGTGAGGCAGATGCCCTGGTCTATCAGGAACTGCGCCACGCTGACGGCCAGCTGGCCGCCGCTTTCCGGACCCGGATCATGCATATCGATACGGCCGGGCGTGAGCCATTTCCATGGGGCCAGAGCGTGCGCGCCGCCATGGCCGACGACATGGACACGCCGCCGGAAGAATCCGCCCCGCGCTCGATTGAGCCGGAAGCGCCCGGCCTGCCCCATGACGATATTTCCATCGGAACGCCGCGCAGCCTCGGCATCGCCTGTATCGGCATGGGCGCTGTGCCGCCGCAACACCTCGATGTGCACGGACGGATGGCGCCAGCATGGGTGATTGGCCGCGTGTCCGAT is a window from the uncultured Hyphomonas sp. genome containing:
- a CDS encoding prephenate dehydratase, with amino-acid sequence MTGKIAYQGEPGANSHIACQQAFPAFEPLPCRTFEDCFAAVEKGEAELAMIPVENTIAGRVSDIHSLLPGTSLQIVGEHYLPIRFQLMALPGVKLGAIKTARSHIMGLGQCREFLRAHGIDSVTASDTAGAAREVAESGDRTVAAIAPRLAAEVYGLEILAEDIEDAAHNTTRFVIMSREPSEIEIGDGPAKTAFLFEVRNIPAALFKVLGGFATNGVNMTKLESYMVGGNFTATQFYAEIEGHPDERPVQLALEEVGFFTQMMKLVGVFPAAGCRGS
- a CDS encoding cytochrome c family protein; the encoded protein is MGELGLNKILGALLATALGLFGLKTLSDVVFAHGGEGHGAEHAEATSLSEQMCDKFAYCIDVAGGGAAAAEEEEVFDLGALLAAADVSRGERTFKGQCTTCHTIAEGAPNGTGPNLHGVVGAPKHHHTDFNYSGAMTEVSGNWTYEDLNHWLENPGAFIRGTSMSFAGLRKDPDRINVIAYLASQSPDAPPFPAPLPAADEDTGAAAAAEDGAEAPAEGEAPTEGDVIGGNIEEGSLEAPPETVSEAVVEDADSADQASEDVFHEDAPTPTDEEHE
- a CDS encoding NlpC/P60 family protein, producing MPDYNDTRLTPPNSPSRSVQVRAGSVAVREAPLPDARLTTEALFSEILDVFEEQHGFALVQCQRDRYVGWVALAGLAESLLVPTHRITRPHTHAYAAPDLKSPPQLTLSLGGQVSVTGEEGDWRQCQDAGWVHHRHLAALDAVDDDPVSVAERYIGTPYLWGGRSGLGLDCTGLTQQSFEAAGVLLPRDSDMQFDWAGDDIADWRAPGMLKRGDLVFWKGHVGVMTDPDHLLHANAWHMAVAQEPLEEAITRIATYYAEPIGARRIQVSSERGVVPAWKAGA
- a CDS encoding MarR family transcriptional regulator; amino-acid sequence: MSRMQLSERDGLELWRRAVTASVRSDAPDLTARQQAILMTIALMPGPHTVRGLAEQLNIAKPAVTRALDALERLDFIKRVRDEADLRNIFLERRPPGMTYLRQFAGLVLAAASGKDQEAAASPKTRKASAA
- a CDS encoding transcriptional repressor, with product MTSSDSHAHVHANTPCSPQDVDAFVNQAETLVARQGQRMTKIRRKVLRLLLESTEPAKAYDLLANLDGEGSAKPPTIYRALDFLQETGLAHKIESLNAYVACGHASHRHSAVFLICDKCHGAEELHAEATSEALRAETDAAGFKMSRAVVEVRGICRDCAA
- a CDS encoding acyl-ACP thioesterase gives rise to the protein MKTLWRGSCNQWDCDEMGHMNVRVYVEKQMEGLAVFAHALGMPHAFRQNSPSTLTPVDQHIRFVREVLPGRPLTMHGCLIDVGEADALVYQELRHADGQLAAAFRTRIMHIDTAGREPFPWGQSVRAAMADDMDTPPEESAPRSIEPEAPGLPHDDISIGTPRSLGIACIGMGAVPPQHLDVHGRMAPAWVIGRVSDSVPNLLFDWRKNVAAAAGDLRMGAAVLEYRIRYHDLPEAGDRFEVYTGLGDVQGKTHGLIHWLMDPVSGKPWATSQATAITLDLDARKAIPAPAAAIEELERLAPKGLSI